The following DNA comes from Palaemon carinicauda isolate YSFRI2023 unplaced genomic scaffold, ASM3689809v2 scaffold166, whole genome shotgun sequence.
ggaagagtggcgaaacagaaggggagccgttatcaaggttacccggtggattccCTCCCtgtaccaccccggcgaactattccttgttgcaattaagcatggatagccgcagataaagTAGTTTTGGGTTGGGacttttttacatatatgtatactcctttttagaaaggagggagggtccatcaggacgacatggccatatcacccaaaaatagatatttcgcttcgctcaaaatccgttttttggtgtTAATTGCTAAGTAATTTGCATCATgaaccttttatattttatatcttattttttgggTTTGGGGGGtgtcttaataaaaaaaagataggtacttgtgtttttgtattgatataggAGTGCCCAATGAGTgggcgacatttttttttttaaataatttttctgtcCAAATTGTGGAATTCCTGGTCCATTTTCTCAGGGATGGAGGGTATCTGTTGTTCTTGAGAAGGTACTGAACTGCACAAAGGTAACCAGAAGGAAACAACAAGTGAGTAATGTTACTTTGCCATATCAGTGGAACCAAAGCAAAAGGCAGAGGGAATGATATGGAAGAGTTTGTGGTAAATTTTCGTGTCTGTGCAAGATTACTATAAAGCcttttgctgttcataattctggagaaaggctcagaggtgcatagcagtattagcaagacaattttgacagtgactggagaggaagtacagtaaaggaaataagactaTGGATGAAACTCtgtctttttgaagagcaaggAGAAAACTATTTAAAGATAAAACCAATTATGTCACAGGAAATACTGTGGATgatagaatctacagaggatatgagatttttagatgcctgaaatgtgtaacaagaacagatagaacacagattaaagtctgtggtttgtatgtttaggaaaaatacaaattacataactttatgaatttattttatttttagaaaactccattatttttattgagttttcctCTTCCCCAACTGATTGTAGTTTTCTATTCTTCCAGACGTTTcatctcaaaggaaggaatcatccacctcttgctgctaaagcttgtaagctactgaaggtatatgccagagacgtaagactggaaaagaaagggtcatgttggaagattttgttgtacagtatgatgtctgagaataggaagtttagtcttaatttcctctttgaagtctattgaaaataatattaaggggtttgtcatcttgtgatagggagaggatgatgaattctgaaccaccttttgaattttcaatgaaaagtgaaatagaagatctattttcacctgcagtcgatCTTGAAAATAATGATACatctggcagtgttgctctctttaatgatggcgctcttttcttggaccccaaaatggaagtcaaagtagagccagaaatatttgattctagcgaaagctacttgaaaaattcctacgagtacgatgcatcaATGAGTGAAAATGGTTCATTAAGTTGTAAAGAGGATGTCaatgatgaggaaagtgtagacactgacttagggacagctgtgaaagaggataaaggaaaagaaaaaggaagactttcatgtgtaatcagtggaagagaattattacagaaagatgttttgaatcaagaggtgaatcaaataaatgagaagcagataaaaaaaaggatctttggtaaTGATAATGCCATTTctctagctagaaagcgatgcacatgcagtgaatgtgggaaaaccttttctaataaatataatcttgcagtgcatttaagaattcacacgggagagaagccatacaaatgtgatGTCTGTTGCAAAGCATTTACTTGCAAACAATATCTCACtgaccatttaagaattcacacgagaGATAGGCCAtataaatgtaatgtctgtagcaaaacatttaatgcaAAATCATATCTCACtatacattcaagaattcacatgggagagaagccatacaagtgcgatgtctgtagcaaaacatttattacaaaacagtgtctcactatacattcaagaaatcatacgggagagaagccatacaaatgcgatgtctgtaacaaaacatttaatacaaaatcacatctcactatacattcaagaattcacatgggagagaagccatacaaatgcgatgtctgtaacaaaacatttaatacaaaatcacatctcactatacattcaagaaatcatacgggagagaagccatacaaatgcgatgtctgtaacaaaacatttaatacaaaatcatatctcactatacattcaagaattcacatgggagagaagccatataagtgcgatgtctgtagcaaaacatttattacaaaacagtgtctcactatacattcaagaaatcacacgggagagaagccatacaaatgcgatgtctgtagcaaaacatttgatACAAAACAAAGTCTCACTATACAtacaagaattcacacgggagagaagccatacaaatgcgatgtctgtaacaaaacatttaatacaaaatca
Coding sequences within:
- the LOC137635740 gene encoding zinc finger protein 665-like, whose product is MMNSEPPFEFSMKSEIEDLFSPAVDLENNDTSGSVALFNDGALFLDPKMEVKVEPEIFDSSESYLKNSYEYDASMSENGSLSCKEDVNDEESVDTDLGTAVKEDKGKEKGRLSCVISGRELLQKDVLNQEVNQINEKQIKKRIFGNDNAISLARKRCTCSECGKTFSNKYNLAVHLRIHTGEKPYKCDVCCKAFTCKQYLTDHLRIHTRDRPYKCNVCSKTFNAKSYLTIHSRIHMGEKPYKCDVCSKTFITKQCLTIHSRNHTGEKPYKCDVCNKTFNTKSHLTIHSRIHMGEKPYKCDVCNKTFNTKSHLTIHSRNHTGEKPYKCDVCNKTFNTKSYLTIHSRIHMGEKPYKCDVCSKTFITKQCLTIHSRNHTGEKPYKCDVCSKTFDTKQSLTIHTRIHTGEKPYKCDVCNKTFNTKSYITIHSRIHMGEMPYKCDVCSKTFITKQCLTIHSRNHTGEKPYKCDVCSKTFDTKQSLTIHTRIHTGEKPYKCDVCNKTFNTKSYITIHSRNHTGEKPYKCDVCNKTFNRKSHITIHSRIHMGEMPYKCDVCSKTFITKQSLTIHTRIHTGEKPYRCNVCSKTFNTKSYLTVHLRIHTGEKPYKCNVCSKTFTQKHNLTIHSRFHMGEKPYKCDVCSKTFTRKPNLTIHLRIHTGEKPYKCDVCSKFFTSKKYLTRHKKSHERSIPMS